TCTTGTTTGAATGAACTATTATCAAAGGAGTCAAATTGCAGGCATCAATAAGAATTAGAAATTCCAGCACAAACTACATAGCATATGAAAATAGACAAGAAATAAATGAACACCGTGATTTCTAGATCTACGCCTTATTACGCTTAGATTGAACAATAaagatagaaatagaaataataatcgtaggaataatgaaaaatgaaccATCTATTTGAAAAGTGCATCGGTGGAGGCGAGAACTAACCTTGCTTGTGATCGGTACCTTTTTTGGAATAATGCAGAGGGAAAAACTGCTGCAAGAGAGAGAGACAAGGGTGAGAAACTTTGCAAGAATGAAGGAGGTTTTCGATGCCGTCAAACTTTCCGTTGCAGTCAAGAATGAAGGAGGTTTTTGATGCAGTCAAGAGTGAGAGAAGAGGCAAGAACTGACCTTGCTTGTGACCAGCACAAACTTTCCGATGCAGTCACCGGAAACCACCGTCGGCAGCTGAGTGCGAAGGTTTTTGGGAGAAGCCAAGAGAGAGAATAGTGAAAGGATGAAGGATGTTTCGAGAAGCTGTGGTATTCtggcataaaagaatttcaaattctttcataaaaggaaggaatttgaaatgttaatatttaagttaactaaaatcccttatcaaaatactcaaatttcaatttcttttcaaatttctatCCAAACATCTTATTTAATGGAAGAGTaattaaaatcctttaaaaGATTGAATTACCCtattaaatttctccatccaaacatactcttatttaatttgtttggaGTGATTTTACATATGTGAACATGGATTCACAATGACTACATTTTagctaataatttattaaataatactttaatcaattactatctaataattcataaataaaaaattattattttttaaatattttttattacttttatatattcataaatgaatatggaaattattttttcaaatttatagaCTTCACATCACTAATTCTAGTAAACTTAAATTAATGATCAAAATCTaagtataattttgttttttttatttctgataaatgaatatttaattttttttacaaatttgtaTTTCAAtacctttaaatatttttcaacaaatgaagaaattttaattttattaaatactattagtgtaataatatatatatatatatatagacacacacacacacgactatatcaataacaaaaatttgtaatttacaaatttagattttcttgttaaactaaattgtcaaatacatactaataaaattttggaatttatgatatttaacaaatttataaaaaaaaatataattaaattacttatattttaaaaataaataaataacaataatatttatacattcatttttaaataaaaaaaattcttaaattatttattaaaaaaaacttcaaaaaacaaatataattaattaaataaaaacacataaaaatatgcaacaatatttattattaaaaacatattcttacaacaaaaatattaatttatttttaattaaaaaaattattcaattattatttaattaaatactaaattaaaaaataaaaaaaattatgcagattgaaaatttgtataattcataCGGAATCCATATGAAGATTAGCAATCCTTATGGGCAATCCGTATTGAATATACGGATTGTTAATTTGTATACAATATATGCATTCCAATCCTTCAAACGAACCACTCAAACACAtgatcaaaacaaaaacaaagaagagGAAGACACTCACGACGAAGGCAATGGCGGGAAGCGACAGCAACAATCGGAGGCATGGTGTTGACGGCACGAGAAGAGGGAGTGAAAACAAAGAAGGGGGCACACCAGTAGCGTGTagggagagggagaggagaagaagatttttaaatttttaagtgaaTAGCATTTTTGTCACTTCACTTAAATTGATTGTTGGATGCATAAGTATTTATGCTAGGTGCACAAAGCAATTGCCATGAAATGTAAGCCCCAAAACTAACAGATATATTTGGCAcgctatttttttatataaaatacatataaattaatataaaaatggaGTCAATTTGACCCAGGCAATGGGTCAACCAAACCAACAAATTTGTGGCCTATATAAATATCGAATCAACCCACTTTCTATGTATTGGACCGAATTGGTCCATTTTGACTACTCtatccatgatttttttttttgtattaaacattttttggTGAATTAGGTCTAGAGAACTCATTAGGACCGAAGTAGACCTCAAAGCTTAAAAACCACTTATAATATAAGTACTCAGATTgcccaacaacaacaatagggTCTTCATATTGACTTAATTATTCTCtacatttgttttatatatatttctaaaagACACATCCCTAGATTTCTTATGCACATGCTTACGAATTAGAATATTGGCATTACACAATATTCTATAGTCCATGTTGGTCTGgcacttgttggtgatgaaatGCTTCTTTGTTTCATCCTCTGCTCCTTCTCATAGTATCTACTATTTTTTAGGAGAAAAACAGTTCTTGAAAGAGAACTCCAATAATTATTGCTTCTGTTGTGTATGCATCATTTGTTTATCATTCAGCTCAAGTCTGAAAGCTTAACCCCCCCGGAAACCAACCCTTGAACTACACTTCTCATGAAGTAGCATTATTTTGCACTCATACcttgttttagtttcttttacatctgatataacatattttttgaGTAGCTTCAAAAATTTTGCACATTACCAACTATAATAAGCAAATAAACTTTAACTTATTTTCATTTGGTTCTGTAATAGCAAcatgaaattaataatatattgataaatgGTAGGTCACTAGTCAGTTCAAACTTAAACATGCTTTTtgatcacaaaacaaacaaatttccATTTTCCCTATACTTGTCACCATTCTTACAGGAACTCCTAAAATAGTATTTAACAAAAGAATAAGTGAAGCATATGACTCGTTATTCttgtaaaataatatgaaaCCCATCAATGCTATCAGGTTAGCCTTAAATCCTTCCCAGGTATCTCTCAGATATCATGCCAAGAAAGCTAGTTACCGGAGCAAAGGCCCGCCACACTTTTGTTTCAAGTCAAGAATACTAAATATGTATGTTGATGCAGATGTATTCAAGCAGAAACTTTCTAGGACATGCAAACAAGCACTGAAAACTAATCATGTTTGATTAGACTGTGGAagaaaatcacaattttatcaTTGCATAAtgcatatttattgaaaaaagagagagagtaaAACAGACAAATCTTAGTTGCAAAAAAGTAACAAACTGACACAGTCAGAACAGAACAAATCCCTGAGAGTGGAGCTAGAAAGGCAAGCCTTTATGGAAAGGAAGGACTTGTAGGACGAAGCAAGAGAGAATAAAGTTCTCTGTTCTTATAAGGGAACCTAGAGAATGAACAACTTTTTGATAGAATGAGGACCAAGATGAGAGTGACTTCTTTTGTTACACGAATGTCTGACTTTATCGTAGAGAATTGTGTAATTTGAGCTGCCAACTTTCCTAGAATAGCAATATCCATCACTTGTGTAACTGTAATCTTGCTGTGTTTCAGCCAATCCCCTAACAACCAAATTCCCTTTGATAACCATAGTACCCTGAGCATCCTGCATATTTTTGAGAGAgctctttgaaaaaccaaaagCCGAGCTCTTAAACATGTCCACATCAAATCCCAATGTAACATTCGAAACTGATAAAGAAGTATCGTCATCCTGATCCACTTCATCAGTGTCCAAGTATAGGGAAAATTTTCTGTATGTGTCCTCGACAAAGGGTGATGGAAGGTTAGCATGAACACTGTCATtgaaaagaatcacttgattcacaaTTTGCTGATTCCCATTCTTTCCCATCACCATTGAATTGTTGAAAACAAAATCTTGGACAAAACTGGTAGTAACATTCCCATATGAGGATCTGACCCAACCAGCAGACAAAATGGACCTCCTTGCACTAGTCCAGAACTTTCCGTTCAAACCTTCAAAGTCAGTCACCAGAGACTCAACCAAAGGCTTGGCAACAAGATCCACAACTCCTCCTTCTGTCCTACTGCTCTTCCCATCCAACCAAATATGCAAATTTGCATCCACAAACCAAACATTCATCGCGTTCGACACACTGAACCCCACCGAATGGCTCTTCCCATCCAACAAGGTCCCCAAAAGCGGTGTGACCTCCATATCATATGAGGGAAGATCAAATGAGCCAATCCCGGTAATAGGCCTCCACAAGAGGGGATTAACCCCTCCAGTGTAGATCACAGTAAAAGGCCAGACGGCACCAACAACATTCCCATCAAGAGAAACCACAACCTCCCTAAAAGAACCACCCCCAGGCACATCACTGAGGTTGTTGGCAATAAGATACTCATCAGGAGGGTTAGAGTACCAAAACTCATCCCTCTCATGAAATGAAACATAAACCTCCAAAACAGCCCTATAGGCATTCTGGGGCACCCTAAACTCCTTCAAACCCTCATCACTGGAATTCTGAATAGCAAACCACAACCCATCATTCAATGGAAGATTTCTAGAAATGGGCAGGACCAAATCAGCATGGACACCacccccaaatgctgaagctcCAACCTTTGAGCTTGACCCATCAACATATCCCAAAGGGAAAAAGTGCATAGTGACATCAACGAGGTAAACCCCAGTGTAGGTTTTATCCACAATGTTCCCCAGAAAAACAGCAAAGGTTTGATTTTGGGGACTTAGCAACAAGGAGTGGTACCTTGTGATGTCTTTTTCAACACTCCAAACAATGCCAGTGGCTCTTGGCTCTGCGGTGCAACTTCTAAGAAGCTCAACCCCACCAAGCCACACACCGAAAATGCGGTCAAATTGTCTTCCTTTGCAAGTGGCCTTCCATTCCAGCACGATTTGGGAGAATGTGTTGAAGGGGCAATGAGAAGGAGGGGTGTAGGTGGCGAGAACTGGGGGCTGGCCATAGGTGTAGCCGAAGTCGTGGTGGAGAATGTGGTGAGAGCAAGGTTTTGTTTTGGGGTGTTCAATGGGTCTTGCTACCTCAAAGTATTCAGTGGGTGGTGGAGGGTCATTGGAGGATAAAGGTTCAGGGGGGAAATTTGGAGTGAGTTGCTTGAGTTTGTGGAGATTTGATGCGGAAATGGGGTGGTGGAAGAGGGAGAGGAAGATGATGAAGAGGAGGAAATAATTGTCCATGTTGTTGGGTTTAGAGGGCTGGGTGATGATTGCTAAGATGATTTATGGTTTGAGAGACTTACGCTATACACAGACTAGATAGTAGGTGTTGTTTTTTGTACTCTTGTCTACTTTTTCCGATTTTGTTTCACATAttagtaaattatttttgttgtcattttttttagtagatttttattgtcatttattgatgggatattaaatatatttatattatagttttaaatgtttactatagaatgaaaaagttaaaaaaaaaaagagtaaaactaAGGGAGTAgttaattaatatgaaagatAAGAAGTATATTAGGAAAGGGAATATTAATGAAGTAATGAAATGACATAAGAAGTATTATTGATGTTTTTCCATGTTATGTGAAAGAAAATAGGATTTCGATCCTCTCCATCAGCTTTTTCTCTCCAGCGCTAGTACTGGCCTTTGGAACCTAAATTTGGCACCACGTTCCGCACCTTTCCAACAGCAACTTTGGATTTTGATGTCAATctcatattaaattaatttaattttcgttgCACGTTTCAATAATtatgttacattaaaaattaaaaattattagaataaaatataaataaattttaacgtaaataacattaattaaatatacatgtTAGAATATAAGTGAGATTAAGCCttacattatatataaatgaaaaagttaaacaatatgtaagtaaagaaaaagactaAAACTTGAgtcttaatatttaaaaaagatcAATTTGCATGTGTGATATATTCAAGACTTACTAATATAAATCTCTTCATGTTTATTCTCCTTGAATTTTCCTACAATGTGTTTACCTCCTAAGATTTTCTAATCCAATATGTTAAGATAAAAATGCAAAACcattatcaaatataaaatgtatGAAAAGATGATGACGTACAATAcataagagaaaaattatgCAAATGAGTGAGACCAAAtaagtaaaagaaaatgaaaatgtggAGAAGAAAACAGCAAAACaattcattcaaacttataaatGGTTTATACCTTATAGTTAGCTTTTCAATCCATGGGCTCACGTGAATTCAAGGTTAGATCTGACAAAGTtatgttttaaaagttaaaaaattatcttattaaattataaatatttaataaaattatttattgaaataactgaaaaatataaaattacataaagaataaaaataataaaattttatcttaaatagaaaatattagaaaagaaatttaataaatatttaaagataaaaagagaataaatataaaaagttataagtaagaagttagtattttaaaaaatattactttaactaacatataaaataacgtttttaattattataaaaaaaaactcatttaataatccgttaaacaaatttttcatctaataaaaagataaaaaaaaactaaataaaatactttgaCAAACACACTCTAAACCTTGCAGAAACTATTTAAGGCATAAATGAAAATTAGGCATTGAAGGCTTAGGAGTGGTGTGGTGTCACAATGTGTTGAAGGCTTAAGCGAACATTAGACATTAAATACACGCGCGGAGATTTAGTTTCACGCCATCAAATctgcaaattttatatttttttagcttttaattCCTGAACCATCAGATCAATCCAAAGGCCAGTATTAGTGCTAGAGATGGCTGGAGAGAGAAAGTTGATGGAGAGGATCCAAATCCAAGAAAATAATGAAGTAAGGAAACAATATAAATACAGTCAGCTATAATTATTACATACCATAATATATCACATTAAATATCTAGTTCTTAATATTTTGCAAACGTTAATACTTAAAAGGATTTATACAATATAAACTCCAAAATATTTACATGCACATTATTATGTGATGATTTTCAACTCAGAGCTAACCTCTCTCTGTCTAATGAGGAAAGTAGTTTAGCATAGAAGGAACTGGCGGAAGtgaagaagataaaaataaaatatgaaatttcttTACAAGTCAATATCGGTATAACAAAATTTGTCATAACAAAAAGATAATGCCAAAGCCATGCTATAGGTCCAATCGAAAGGTTTTTATTAAGTTaagaaaaagacaaatttaGTGTATTTCTATCAGTATCATTGTATTAACCATTATATTGGAAATGTCACAAGAAAAGTTTGTCTGATCTCGTAGCT
Above is a window of Glycine soja cultivar W05 chromosome 12, ASM419377v2, whole genome shotgun sequence DNA encoding:
- the LOC114378308 gene encoding peptide-N4-(N-acetyl-beta-glucosaminyl)asparagine amidase A-like; amino-acid sequence: MDNYFLLFIIFLSLFHHPISASNLHKLKQLTPNFPPEPLSSNDPPPPTEYFEVARPIEHPKTKPCSHHILHHDFGYTYGQPPVLATYTPPSHCPFNTFSQIVLEWKATCKGRQFDRIFGVWLGGVELLRSCTAEPRATGIVWSVEKDITRYHSLLLSPQNQTFAVFLGNIVDKTYTGVYLVDVTMHFFPLGYVDGSSSKVGASAFGGGVHADLVLPISRNLPLNDGLWFAIQNSSDEGLKEFRVPQNAYRAVLEVYVSFHERDEFWYSNPPDEYLIANNLSDVPGGGSFREVVVSLDGNVVGAVWPFTVIYTGGVNPLLWRPITGIGSFDLPSYDMEVTPLLGTLLDGKSHSVGFSVSNAMNVWFVDANLHIWLDGKSSRTEGGVVDLVAKPLVESLVTDFEGLNGKFWTSARRSILSAGWVRSSYGNVTTSFVQDFVFNNSMVMGKNGNQQIVNQVILFNDSVHANLPSPFVEDTYRKFSLYLDTDEVDQDDDTSLSVSNVTLGFDVDMFKSSAFGFSKSSLKNMQDAQGTMVIKGNLVVRGLAETQQDYSYTSDGYCYSRKVGSSNYTILYDKVRHSCNKRSHSHLGPHSIKKLFIL